aaaaaatgTCTaatctaaaatacatgtaaacacctgcaaataagaggtacatttcttccagaggaaaatgagccataaattactttttctcctatgttgctgtcacttacggtaggtagaagaaatctaacagaaccgactagtccatctcctaatgggggggacgggggggggggggggttagtattttgtttatttttggtcAAAAGCAATCCCTGGAGGCAATCTGTACAGAAGATGCGGCCACCCTCCCACCACcatcacccccaccaccacctgtttgcacacaattttggcagttggacttagcaactgccatacaCTAAGTGAATGAACTAAAGAAAACCtttaatcccccatgaggagatgggctagcccgAAACCTGTCAGtggtgtcagatttctactaccttctgtaagtgacagcaacataggagaaaagtaatttagagcTCACTTTACTCTGGGAGGAATGTACATTTtagttgtatgtgtttacatgcattgtcaattttaacattttcatgacagtggtcctttaagataacAAATTAAAATCAATACAATGCCAAACAGGATGAAAAGCACATCCCCTAATCACGCCTGTGAAAACGTAATCGGCGTTGCGGAACAGTTGGGTTTCAAACTAACACTTTTGGCCAGAGGCAGAGAGGTGCCCCTGTGTGATGGAAGGCAAGTTCTGGGACATCATCTTCCATAACAGAGACATACTGATCCACCCCTGGTCATAAGCAGTTATCCAAGGAGTCTAATATTGCAGCGCCAATTCTGGCGATTACGGTGGAATAAGGAGGTTGGGATTTTGGTTGCCACGGTGAAAGGTGTCCTTTGGCAAGTACCCTAGACCAGATTATGGGTATGCTGCATTGGGGATTTAGTTTAGGTGCGGGCGCTCGGCTATTATATGGTTATAAGTTTGGctacattgggcatgattcacaaagcttttccatGTGTttccctctgttttcaccttatctatgttaaatTTTTAAAGCGGTTTACaacttttcaacaaaaatgtgttttcctactttttataacccacacaattatcatatttgcttttgtgcacaagtgttattattcatttagaaattataacttcccaaagttcagttaatttattttgaaagctgctggtgcattttatttataactgttgtcattctgttgtaaatgctgccagcagttatttctgatctgttttcaccccaggactcatcagctgaagtccagcacagccagagaatgtttacataaatgtatcaagtaaagaatgtgtacgcaagataagattataagcagtttgGATGCGGGTTCTCTCTGCAGAAGAAAGGGTCATCCCTGTGATGTAactctttgaatgctgttttattaaaaaaacattgtgttagtatattttatgctgtaaataatcttttagagcaaagaagaaattctggtttatattccgctttaagctcccaaaaaacaaaaacaaaaaatacagtgAGTGACCATTTTGCTTGTAATTGTGCTCAAAGGTTATTTTTATAAATCAAGAGAAAATGAAGTCATGTATGAAAAGATTTGTGAATTGATTCCATtgtagtttaacctccctggcgttcaatttccgcaggatttttgtgcaaaaagtgatccaattaatttccataacctttttttccctgtaacttgccaaaatgtgtcaagcaagggtctagtacaggcataggcaaactcggccctccagctgttatgaaactacaagtcccacaatgcattgcaggagtctgacagccacagtcatgactcataaaggtaaatgtattgtgggacttgtagttctgtaacagctggagggccgagtttgcccatgcctggtctagtatacagtgcaggagagtagtgacatGTATGCACttctatactgttcacagcatgttttgtattgactcgTATAACCctcaatactgccagggaggttaatacctaTTATGGTAGGAAACAATGCACAGAATGgtaattatgatgcgtaattgcgacTTTCGATGCGACATTTTGCATATGCgagatttcggcccaccactgctcaTCCCCCATCCCTACCAGTAATTACTGTTCCATGTGTCTCCCCTAccactatatgtgtttttttttttttttccccttctctcagACTCAGCGTATTATCTTGCCAGGACTTCCATCAACATGACTTCACAGCCATGCTCCTGTGTCCCTGGGCGCATCTTCACATCATAGTCTGAATCCAATTATATAGACATAacacaacagcaacaacaacaaaaagaaaaaaaatcacacgaggaaaaagaatataatagaagaaaataaaaaaataaaaaaatatagagaagaaaaaaaaaaaaaaaacaccaaaaaaaaagaaatgccctCACCGGTCTTATAGGTATACGAAATGAAAAGCTACTAGGAATGGGTGCAAATCCAGCCGCTGAGTGTGAATCCCTGAAAGATTGATGCATTACACCACTTATAGTATCTCGCAATAGTTGCAGGGAAAATCGGAACcataaatcggaatcagaatcggaaaccggatctgcagtgtgcagggaacccCACACTGCAGCCGCTACTACAACTCTAAAATATCAATGCTGCACTGTGAGTACCTCCTTTCccttttctttttcccttctcGTCTCCTTTGTAATTAACGCAATTGTGACATAAGCATTAGATAGGGCTGCAAggcttttcggtttaaaacccaaACCGCGGTTCACGACAAGACGACCCGGCAATCGCCAGCATCCTCGGCCCTTGCCCGGCCCGCCGCCCGCACCCGGCCAGAAGCCGCGAACATGCACTAGCgccaatgagcggggggcggacccACCCGAGCGAgcagccgggcacatacagccccACCCAACCGCCGGACAGCgacggaatgacggcagcggcagGCGGAGCTGCACGCTCTGTACATCCCCGCCCACCACCACCGCCACCCAGCGACCGGCAAGCCGCGCACGCCCGGCTGCCCGAGCACCACTATATGTGTTCATCTTCAGTGCAGGTGAGCTCACAAATGACTCTCAGTGCCGCCCCTACCACTATATCAGCTCAACTACAGTGTAGCCAAACTAATTCCATTCTATGAGTTGCCCTGCCTATCTCACTGCCATCCCTACCAGTAATTACTGTTCCATGTGTCACCCCTACCGCTATATATGTGTTTATCTTCAGTGCAGGTGAGCTCACAAATGACTCTCACTATATAAGTTCAACTACAGTGTAGCCAAACTAATTGCCATTCTGCGAGTCTCCCTGCCTATCtcacaattacgcatcataatcataatgcaaaatttctgagaaaatcgtaattaatttcgaatgtaatagtagtatttaaaAATTTCGttaaatttttgtgtaattttcgagAAATTTCTCATAATTTTGTGCCGGCTTTAgaggtttatagcaaagcccccatataggCTATTGCTAAAATTGAAACATCTGTTAAGCAGAacagtgggtataagtcacaaaaataatttttcaaaaagaccttgtcgtttttgagaaacttaaagagacactgaagcgaaaaaaaaactatgatattatgatttatatgtgtagtacagctaagaaataaaacattaagatcagatacatcagtctaattgtttccagtacaggaagagttaagaaattccagttgttatctctatacaaaaaagccattatctctacgactttcaaaagtcgtggagagggctgttttctgacttttattatctcaactgttagttaactatttacttttcctctggcagaggagagttcattagttcacagactgctctgaaagaatcattttgaatgcgaagtgttgtgtaatctgcacatattagagaatgatgcaatgttagaaaaaacactatatacttgaaaataaaaatatgagaatattttctttgctgctaatcttctagtaattattcatagtacacaaccaattcattatatcatattttttttttcgcttcagtgtctctttaattttaaaaatgcaaagaaaaatgttttttaaactgtcatttttccaagtttaaaaaacatttttacttgcatatttaaaatcaagtttctcaaaaactataaggtctttttgctaaATGTTTTTTTGCTTTGTACCCACTAttatctttaaagtgaatgggaaccgcatttaaaaaaaaatgaagcaaatacttacctaaggagatggaaggctctgggtcatatagagccttccgtctcctctcttggtgccctctatcctgtgctggctccccccccccatttcaattccccaccgaaagggtatttggaagtcttcgggagccatgtcctcccgaagacgtgcagctccatactgcacaggcgtgagcgtgcaggagagcgtgcttgcgcaggtgcagtacagggctgcccttcttcaggagcactcgggctccctgaagacttctgaagcctccttcggccgggtaaagcagtatttgactaatttagtcaagtactgctaccgggcgagccagcactggaacgaggggaccaggagaggagccggaaaggctctatagaacccagagcctcccctctccttgggcaaggatctgtctcatttttttaaatgtggttcccattcactttcacatgtgtagcaattttggtgtcaagagcatgtatgggggctttgctattcactgccaaagtctgcacgaaattacgcaaaatttcacgaaattttatgcaaaattacgaatgactacacgaaattaattgaatttgcaaatcataAATACGTATAAGCATAACTGCGAAAGTTTTACGTGAAATTTAGCAAAATTataatttgttgattacgatcatcacttgtggtgaggcgctcacttctgcatttagacccattgagttatactcctgtttacctgatgaagcaggaccacacctgcgaaacgcgttgcactaagtggagttaaataaaacatttttgtattgatatattgtgactcaattgagttttatattttcgagggaggtaagtccaactgaacatccccctcttttagacggtttttaaacgtttttattctactctggcgcctctgtacaccaagccttgctgaaatcactAGTGGTGAGATTGGTTGTGAGTTTGGCTATACGGCAGAGACAGGGTCGGAGGGTTAGTATGAGGGAGTAGGGATCGGTTTGGCTATGATATAGCCAAACTCAAAGGGTTAGGTTACTGTTATGTGTGaagagggaggctagtgttaggcatggatagAAATTGTTAGTAAAATACTAACagtcagtgtcggactgggaggtggaaaaactgtggaaatccacctgctggccaagcagcagtaaccctgtgttatcactcccaatagaaacctgcagcaagtcttcactgggagcagcaacacctgattactgctgcttggccagcctgtgtctctcctcagcttttccagctcccagtcccacACTGCTAACAGTAAAATATTTATTCCTTCTGAGACGCCCAGGgggaataaaatacattaaaaacaaataaaagtgggaaaaaaaatgaggtggcttacctcagtgaagAAAAATGCATGTATAATATGAATTTTTATTAATCGAAAGCACTGGCAACACGTTTCTTGGGTACGCCTTATTCACAGCTACTATCTATTGGCACTTTTACTGAGGAAGTCGGCACGTACCCATGAAACGAATTGCCAGCGCTTTATACAAATCCATTTAATACGTGCATTTGTCTtacttgaggtaagccacctcattttttacacttgtatttgtttttaacatattttattcCACCTGTGTGCCTCTTCCCCTTTACCCTCCTGTGGGAGGGATATCATCTCCAATTGATCCTCGGTGGTCCTCCTAACCACCTTACAGGCCAATCGGGCGTGTGTATTTTTACAAGAGTAAAACCCCGAGTGGAGTCTTCACCTGCCTACAGTCTtcagttgcccttctgcaacccacctttggcctagtgcacaccaaaaaccgctagcagactccgcaaaacgctagcgttttttgaagctttttttcttattattatgaagcgttctgctagcgttttgcggttttgtgtagcttttttttgtgtagcagataacagacattgttacagtaaagctgttactgaacagctactgtaacaaaaacgcctggaaaaccgctctgatctggcgttttatcaggcgttttgcgtttttcctatactcaacattggaggcagaaatgcctccgaaatccaaaaaatgctgcagcccaggagtatgcgtttcggcaaaacgcctaccgctcctctggtgtgcaccagcccattgaaatgcattagccaagcggatttacaggtggatgcggccggcagatcgcatccaaatccgctcggtgtgcattgGGCCTTTCTGAGTATTATCCACCTACCATCTGTTCTTCCTCCAACTATTATGACATACTGCATCATTTGGACTCCTGttgtctgtgtgtttttttttaccttttaggGTGCTTTCTACCACCCCCAACAACCAAGCAACCAAGAAAGCAAATATGGAAACGCGTGATtcaattgtaaaaaaacaaaaagttttttCTTTCTTGCCCCAAACTGCAAGGAATGAACATTTTTTTCCatgtgcagcatttttttttctctttattcaTTTAGTGGTTTTAGAGTGTGGGAACCGATCTTTACTAACCAAAAATGGGGATAAATGCGGGGAATGTTTTTAGCTGCCCTACCCAAGTCCTACAATTAGGATGGATTGTAAGACTTGGATTATGGGGAGAAATAGGAATGAGCTTTTGAGTTTTTCAACTGAAAATCAGCCTTCAGAAGCAGAAATAGGTATGTGGAAATTAGAGTGCAGATATTGGAATTCCACGGAACACTGCATATACTGAGAGCGGTATACAAAGTACCAAGCCTATcaatttttaggccaatcacaagatgtGGAATTATTAGGCCAATCGAGAGAATCGGTGTTGTACCACGTTTGGCATTTGGTATTGTGGATTATGCATAATACAGGGTAAATCCTTAAGATATAGTGGATTACGTGAAATACAGCATAATTACGCTATATAAAGCAGAAATATCAGGCCATTCAtagtctttttattttttatttatttttgtttacatgTGACTAGCCGTAGGGATGTGTTGGGATCAGGAATATtaatgtacccctatactcattcctTTAAAAGGGGCAGGGTTGGATTTAGcataaggtactgtaggcacgtgcctacaagcgcctTATACTGCAAAGGCGGTCTCAAAATGTCCCtatttgtattttaaaagctGGGAGTGCGGTTGCTGTTACCATCATAGCGAGCAGGAAGAGTCGTTGCTTAGTGACCATCGTCAAGGGGACTTCACTAGAcccgtgggggaggggggggtggagtatgtagctttacgtagtgggaagcctctggatctttctCAAATTCCCTGCTTTTGCCCAGGATCCTCTTCTTATAACCCTATTCCTACCCATGTAGCAGCACATCCATAATAGGCGTGCGCTAGTACTGCATGCTCAGTAGAATAAAGCTGCTCATGCCCGGAGGAAAAAGCTGTGTTTAAGTGGCTTCATTGTACTAGGCATGTGCCAACATACTTGTGttgaggggcggagcttaggGAGCCAGAACTGCTGTGTCTACAGAtacctgagttgtaaatccggccctgaaaaggAGTGATGATATCTGTTGGTCCCCATTAATAAGATTCCACCATACGTTCTCCATAGTATTACCTCAATCTTGTCCTGGGTTGCAGAGCTGAGGAGGAGCCTGTCATCTTTGACATTGGACAATGCTGCTTTGCAAGGTGGAGGGAGGAGTACCCTCCAATGTAAAGAACCATGGAGACTGGTATTGTTGTGGCAGCGGAACCCCACACTTGCCGAATAAGCCATTCTGGGCAATAAAAGCAAACATGGGTGATAGGGAGGATGAAAGGCTTTAAGGGGGAAgagtttttctttatttaaaaatttaaattgtagatttaaataaaatatgtataaataataataataataataataataatagcaataacTAAAATGTTGGTGTGAATTCTGAAAGCAAATTCTAACTTTGCAGTTCCAACTGAGAATGGCCAATTCTGAGTTTAAGTTTCAGTATTGTGCCCCTCATCTCTCTTGCTCAGGGTCACCCAATAGATTTTTCATCTCATTTTATCTAATTTTACAGTATGGCAGCTTTAATGTTTTTTCTATAatccattaataaaaaaatagaagtaGAGAGGCGTATTGGCACTACAGCATCAGGTGCAGTGAGGCAATAGATGGTCAATATAATACCACCTTGTACATAGAATCGCCCAATACAGTGTGCTCTGACCAAGTAGAGCGATCTATGGAATTGCCAGATAGAGTGGAAAGTCGGCACTGCTCAATGCTACGTTGATCAAAGACATGCAAATACACTTCTTTGGAGGCTGTCTCCGTAGAAGCACGTGTAGCATGAAACGGCCATCAGGCTTCTttgcccagcacccactgccaTCTACTGATCACACCTTTGTACTGGTATGTTACGTTTATTTATGGACACAGCCACACATGTATTGTGAAGTGTATTTGCATGTCTTTGTTTAAAGCAGCATTGAGCAGTGCTGACTTTCCTCTCTATCTTTCattcttttaataaaaaatggctttttaaggATACCAGATATGTCCCGTGGCTGAAGTTCCATCAAGAAACAAATACCTTctgagaagagggaagcctctgtatgctcagcggtagagatgtcgcgaacatagaattttccgtttgTGAAcggcaaacgcgaacttccgaaCAGGTGAATTGCCATAGACTTCACTGAGCAGGCAAATTTTTTAACCTACAAagactttttctggccacaaaaatcATGGAAaccttgtttcaaagggtctaatacctggactgtggcatgccaaaagtctcaccaaaaattatggagttgacgcagagtcaggttttaatccctaaagggcaggaatcacattatgcacaggtctgggtgtcagtgggctgtggggtgtcacacacagagaaacctctgcgcatgtgcactacaTTAAGACTCATAGTCATGCATGGGCAGATTGGTCCCAGCAACAGGAGTGTGGTCAAGAAGTTGCACCAATGCACCAGTAATACGCATCATGGCTGACTTGTATTCTGTACTGGGATAAACAGAGGATTGAGGATGAGGactgggagggcagcgagaggccTACAAACCTACAGGggatgaaagaagccccaggtacgtaaaaGCACACTATTTATATTCACCtcttgtatcctttaaagcagacctaaactcagaatgtcctctctgctctaaaatatacactcatgtgacacaggggagagatcaaattacaactagtgattagacacaaatgagggggaattagacaggctaaactttctaaatacatacagggtgcatttctctctgttttcctttcgtccagtgcaagagttcaggtccacttgatgaTAAAAGCCCACAAACTTCATTCTTTGCTAATTTGTCCAACTATTGTATGTAATTCATGTTATTCTCATGTTTAGGCAGAACGAACACAATGGATGCTAAAAATGTCACACAGGTAGCAGAGTTTGTGTTTTCTGGATTAACCAGCCGTCACCAGCTAAGTATGTttctcttcgtcttcttcttactCGTGTATTTGGTGACAGTGGTAGGAAATGTTGGGTTAATGGTCATAGTCCGTGTTGCCACCAACCTTCACACTCCCATGTACTTCTTCTTGAGTTACCTCTCTGCTGTGGACCTCCTCTACTCCTCATCTGTAACTCCTAAAATGTTGGCTGACCTCATCTCAATAAAAAAGACCATATCCTTCAATGGTTGTGCCTTTCAGATTATAGTCTTTGCCACCTTAGCTGGGACGGAGGTTCTCTTGCTCTCGAGTATGTCGTATGACCGATATGCTGCTGTTTGTCATCCTCTCCACTATGTCTCCATAATGACAACAAGGAAGTGTTCATCTATGGTCATTCTATCATTCTTTTTTGGTTTCTTCCAATCACTGGTGCAGACCAGCTGTATATTCAGTTTCCATTTTTGTGGGCCAAATCTTATTGATCATTTCTActgtgattttgtacctttgctccAGTTGACCTGCTCTAACTCACAGCTCTGCAgcatgttcacaattttcttaatCGGATTTTACTGCTTATTCTCGTTATCGGTAATTCTTGTCACGTACACTTTGATCCTTCTTGCCATTTTCCGTATAAAGTCTCATGAGGGCCGACGGAAAGCATTCAGCACCTGTTCCTCCCATCTTATGTGTTCCAGTATTTTTTATGTGGCTGTTTTGTTTACCTATGTGCGCTCTCCTTCCAGTATCATGGAGAAAAAAGACAAGGTGGCTTCTGTCTTCTATGCTGTAGTCACCCCAATGATAAATCCTCTTATCTACAGCCTGAGGAACCAAGAGGTGAAGAGAGCATCTGTGCAAATAATACACAACATTTCCTCTTTGAAATAATTCCATGACTAAGTAATCATAGATAGGAACGAGGTTTATATCAGAAAATGTAAACAAGAAAAGGAAGGAGATCCGGGCACCAGATGCGTTGCAAGAATTTTCACTATTTCATCCCCAGAAAAGACAGATACATCCACATAAGCAAAGGCCTTTGCTTATGTGGATGTATCTGTCTTTTCTGGGGATGAAATAGTGAAAATTCTGGCAACACATCTGGTGCCCGgatctccttcctgtccttgtTTATGTTTGCTACATTCCGGAGGCTCAGTACATTGTTCACTAACCCCCTAGGGGATTGCCTTTTAGCATCTAGTGCCGATCATTATTCTTTATCCATTATATCAGAAAATATTGGAGAAAATGGGAAACATTTTGGAATCACGACTTGATGGAATCATAttgtaaagataatctgtactctaaaattcttacaataaaaagcataccattctattcattatgttctcctgggcccctttgtgctgtttctgccactccctgctgtgatcctgacttgtaattgtcagttttagacagtgtttacaaacaaaaaacatgtctaTTACCAGCTTGTGATAagctgtggagagggtgtgtatagcttctgccaataacagcagacagcacattccagcctgagcccgacagatccgacagaagagagaagattagattagataacaaagataatacagccactgtgcaactaggaaaagctgcagtaagccagaccacattagtacaggtataggaacttataggatagaagaaataaggctgaacatttcgttacagagtctctttaaagagaaagagagctgaaGTTCCATCAAGAAACAAATACCTTCTGAGAAGAGGGAATCCTCTGTATGCTCagcggtagagatgtcgcgaacatagaattttccgtttgTGAACGGCAAACGTGAACTTCCAATCAGGTGAatcgccacaaaatgcaatgagcaggcaaattttataacctacaaagactttttctggccacaaatatcatggaaaccttttttcaaggggtctaacacctggactgtggcatgccagagggggatccatgccacaagtctcaccaaaaattatggagttgatgcagagtcaggttttaatccctaaagggcaggaatcacattatgcacaactgtgggtgtcagtgggctgtggggtgtcacacacaaaaaaaaacacagaagaccGATATACAAGCCCTCAATAGGCCTATttgaagtgctttcacagcaagtgaggaacaaaaacacaggcctagctaatgctttctctacctatctgcagcaagtctgacccagctctgactaacagtcagcagccagcagagactgaatccaatatggccactgcaactgctttttcaTAGGGGGATGGGGGTCCaatgagggggtgctagctgattggctgccatgtgtctgctgactgtgaggtaaggggtcaaagtttagctcagtcATAATGTATAGGGGCAAATCAGACACGCTAAAGGTTCACTGCTCGCCTCGAATGCAAACAaccgatgttcgcagaatactgcttaccggtgaactgttcgggccatgccTACTCAGCGGGACCCTCCACTGCAAATGATggtgcccccagcaaaactttgatagggtccccaatgttcacaccctttcgctTGTCAGCCCCTGGGGACTCTCACAGCCagcgggcccatcttacaagggtcacaaATGTGGATATCATGATCTTCACCCTTataataagtgtagccacaaaaacactttATCTGAAGGATGGGCCGCTTTATTGGAGGGAGTAAAGtaatagttggggcccccttaatgCCCTGGTACCCCCTttagtcacaggggctgctcccctgtagt
This DNA window, taken from Hyperolius riggenbachi isolate aHypRig1 chromosome 3, aHypRig1.pri, whole genome shotgun sequence, encodes the following:
- the LOC137561850 gene encoding olfactory receptor 5AP2-like is translated as MDAKNVTQVAEFVFSGLTSRHQLSMFLFVFFLLVYLVTVVGNVGLMVIVRVATNLHTPMYFFLSYLSAVDLLYSSSVTPKMLADLISIKKTISFNGCAFQIIVFATLAGTEVLLLSSMSYDRYAAVCHPLHYVSIMTTRKCSSMVILSFFFGFFQSLVQTSCIFSFHFCGPNLIDHFYCDFVPLLQLTCSNSQLCSMFTIFLIGFYCLFSLSVILVTYTLILLAIFRIKSHEGRRKAFSTCSSHLMCSSIFYVAVLFTYVRSPSSIMEKKDKVASVFYAVVTPMINPLIYSLRNQEVKRASVQIIHNISSLK